The Deltaproteobacteria bacterium nucleotide sequence TGAAGCCGGGCGGCGCGCAGCCCTGGCAGAAGGTCTTCAGCTCGCCCCTCGGGAACGTCTTGATGCTCGAGCGGCGCCTCATCGGCGACCATCTCGTGCTGAGCTGCCAGGGCGGCCTCGTCGAGGTGGACGTGGGCGCGCTCCCCAAGGTGCGCGAGATGGCCCGCATCGCGCTCACGGCTGGCTACGCGGTGGTGGGGCGCATCACCGACGGCCCCTTCGCCGTCACCCGCGGCGAGCCGAAGGACTGGGGCTTCGACGGCCTCAGGCCCGCCACGCTGGTGGGCAGCGAGGGATGCTCGCTCGCCGACGTGGGACGGATGCTCCGCGAGGGACCACTCGAGTAGCACCGACCTCGCGTCCGCAGCCGCTATTCCGCTCTCAGGTACCGGCGCGCCAGGTTCAGCAGGTGCGTGAGCTCGATGGGCTTGCGGATCACGTCCTTCACCCCCAGCGACTTCAGCAGCGTCCGCACCTCCGTGCCTGTCGTGCCGGAAACCACCACGATGGGCACCTCGGCGAGCAGTTCGTCGCCACGGAGCGCGGCGCAGAGCTCGAGGCCATTCATGCCGGGCATGTTCATGTCCACGATCGCCAGGTCCGGCTTGGCGTTCTTGGCCATGTCGAGCGCCAGGCTCCCGTCGTCCGCCGTTAGGATGATCGCGTCGGGGAAGCCGACCTTGAGGGCCGTGCTGTACACGGTCCGGGTCTCCGGGTCGTCGTCCACGATGAGGACCCTGACGTTGCCGGTGCGGGGGGCCTTTTCCTCCTCGCCCGTCCGGGCTGCCGCGAGGGCGGTGATGAACTCCTCGCAGGTCTGATACCTGCCGGCCGGATCCTTGGCCAGCGCCTTGTGCAGGACCTGATCGACGGCCGCCGGTATGTCGGAGCGCAGCTCGGCCACGACCGGTGGCGGTGCCTCGATGTGGCGGCGCAGGATCTCCTTGATCGTCTCCCCGTCGAAGGGCACCTCACCGGTGAGCATCTCGTAGGTCGACACACCGAGCGCGTAGATGTCGCTCAGGTGCCGCTGCTCTTGCGGAATGGGCTGGCGGCGGATCAGTTCGGGCGCGAGGTAGAGCGGCGTTCCCGCCAGGTCGCGGCCCTCGGTGGCCTGCTGGATCATCTCCACCAGCCCGAAGTCCGTGACGGCGACCCGAAAGCGCGGGCCGATGAGCATGTTCGCCGGTTTCACGTCCCGGTGGACGATCCCGGCCGCGTGGACAGCCTCGAGCCCCTTGCACACCTGGCGGAGGATGCCGATCACCACGTCCAGGTACAGCTGTTCTCCTCGCTCCGCGGCGCTGTCGATGAGGGTGGCCACGTTGTAGCCGGGAACGTATTCCATCACGAAGTACGGATAGCCCTCGTGGTCCCCGAAGGCGAAGATCTGCACCACGTGTTCGTTGCGCACGCTCGCCATGGCCACCGCCTCGCGCTTGAAGCGCTTGGCGACCCGTTCGTTGGCGGCGTAGTGCGGCGCGAGGACCTTGATCGCCACCTCCCTCTCGAGGTGCAGATCTTGAGCCACGTAGACGATGCCCATCGATCCGCGTCCGAGCACCCGGCGGACCTTGTATTTGCTGTCGAGAACGATGCCGAGCGGGATCGGCCCCTGGTCGCCACGGGTCATGTCGGCCGCGGAACTCGCCGCCGCACGTCTCTGGGAGCGGCTTCCGCTGCTTTCCGTTCGGGCCATTCCTTCCGGGGATACCACAGGCCGCACGACGAGTGCAGCGGAAATCGGGCTGATCAGAGGAGGGGAGCCGTCGGGGGATCGTCCGAAGTCGGCGACGGGTGCTCGCGCAGCCGGTCCGCGTCAGCCAGGACGTACACGGCCCGGAGCTCGCTTGCGAGGAAGCGATACTCGGGGGAACGGGAGTCCGGGTTGAACACGAGCCGGAGGGGTGCCTCGGATTCCTGCTGCAGCTCGATCGCGAGCGGGACCACGCCGTCGCGCCTCGGGAGCGTCCGCAGAAGCTGTCCGAAGGTCAGCTGGGTCTCGGGCGCTACCGGGCCAAAGACGGCGAGCCGGCAGATCTCCTGCCCACGCGCCGAGAGGAGTTCGTCGTAGATCTCACCGATCCCGGGAACGAACACCGCCTGGGCCAAAAACGCGTTGCGCACGGACTCGGCTGGCAGGACGGTGACTCCGCTCTTCGCCGGTGCGCTCTCGGCGTGGCTCGCGGGAAAGCGGCGTTCCAGCAGCCGCGCGGTCTCAGCCCGCTGCACCTCGGCCAGCACGCGAAGTGCCGGGTGGAAGCGATCGGGCTGATGCTCGCGGAGGCTCATGAGTTTGAGGAGGCCGACGGCCGTGCGGGCGTCGGGGTCCTCGTCCCCCTGGCAATAGGTGAAGAGCACGACGTCCACCTCCGCGACGTGGAAGGGCGCCGGGCGATGCGGCGCGAGCATCCCCTGGTCGGCCCAGTCTCCGACGACGAGTTGCACCCGGGCGCGCGGATGCTCGCCGCCCGGGGTGACGCCGTCCAGGCGTCCCCCGCCGCGGTCCACGAAGGTGACGTGTTCGGTGCCCCTTCCCGGCGTGGGTGGCGCAGGCTCGTCGCCGGCCGACAGGCTCACGAGCCGGGCCAGGAGCTCCACGCGGTGCGCCTCGCTCGGGAGCACGATGGTGATCTGTACGGCCTCCGAGAAAGTCGCCAGCGCCTGGCACAGGTCGGCCAGGCCCGCGTGGGCGCCGAAGACGAGCACGTGTCGGAAGGCGCCCCGGGCAGGATCGAGGCGGAGCCGCGGGACCGGCGCATCGGGTGGCGCGGGCTCAGGTCGGGCCACGTCCGGCAGACTAAGGACGAGTTCCTTCAGCTTGCCGAAATGAGGGGCTATGCCGCAGAAGCCGCGCAGCCGGCGGACGTCGGGAGCCGCCGGGTCCGGCTCACCACCGGCCACTGGATTCAGGACCGTCGAAAAGCCGGCGGTCGACGCTTCGTCCTCGACGAGGTACCCGAGCAGCACGACGCCGTGCGCGCGGTGCCCCCGCTCGAGCAACTGCTCGAAGGGGATGAGTGCTCCCGAGGGGGGGGTGTGCCCCTGTAGCTGTCCCCACTCGAAGAGACACGTGTAGATCTCGTCACTCTCCGACGAGAGGAGCTCCCGATAAATCCGCTCGACGCCGGGGTCGGCGATGATGTCGGCCAGGAGCAGGGCTCCGAGCCGGCTGGCCATCACGGGCACGGTCCTCGGACCGCCCGCCGTGAGCGCGGCCTGGACGTTCTGGCCCTGGAAGAGCTCGGCGTAGATCCAGCCCGCGGCGTTGGCCTCGCGTACCGCGAGCACCTGGGCGATGACCTCGGCGTCCGATCGGTCGGCGTCGTTCCCCCCGAGGAGGATCACCCGCACGGCGCGATCGGCGTCGACCTTGGCCAGGTCGTGCTGCGACAGCGGCTTCCCCTGGCGGTACCGCACGCGCCGCAGCGCATCCTCGTACATGTAGTCGTAGCGCGTGGGCGCGGGGCCCATCGTCACGATGCGGGGCGAGCGAAAGGCCTTCGTGTAGTACTGCACCAGGTGGGCCACGAGGACCCGGGAGTGGGCGCCCAGGTTGGCGATGACGGAATGCCGCCGGAGCCCGATGCGTCGGTGACGCCCCTCCTGCACCAACTCCTCCACGACCGAGGTGCCGATACCGATCAGGAACGCGACGACGAAAACGCCCGAGAGCGAGAGCACGACCGAGACTAGAAACACGAGACTCAGCGAGGGCGTGGTCAGCAGATGTCCCGAGTCCTGCATCTGCCGAAAGGACCACCACGCCACCATCCAGAAACCACCGTCGTTGTCCTTCTGACCGTCCTCGTTGAAATCCACGCCGAGGGTGTTGAAGTGCGCGACAAGGATTGCCGAGGCAAACGACAGCATCACGACCAGGCACGCGACGAAGACGAGCTGGTACCGGCGCTCGCGTTTCATCACGATGACCCAAATGTCGCGCACGATGGCGCTCCAATAGCTGAGCAGCAGCAGCATCCGGGTCAGGCGGAAGATGCGGAGGTAGCGGATGCCGCCGACCATGGATTCGAGGGGGAGGAAGCTGAGCGTCGCCAGCGCGTCGAAGGCCAGGACGGCGACCTCCGCGCGGTTCACGCTGCGACGCCGAAGTTCCTGACGCAGGACAAGGACGCGGAGCGTCAGTTCGATGGCGAAAATACCGAAAAAGACGGGTGCGGCGCGGTCGACCCAGGTGAAGGGGAGCAAAGAGAGCATGATGACGGCCGAGAGACCGACCTTCGTCGCGTCGGCGGCGAAGAGGTCCCGCAGCCACTCGGCAAGCTGCTCGCGATCGGCCGAGGTCGTGGGCATGAGCCTCGGGAACATACCATGGCCCAGCGACTTCACGATCCCGCGCCGGGGCTCGCCGGATCTGCGTGGTGACAGCCCGGCGGTCGTGACAGCGGGCTTTGCGGCCTGCTATCTATCCTGCCGGTATGCGCGCTGCGCACCGCGACGGAGGGAGAACGCGAACATGAGCGCCAGGCTGGTCGAATGCGTGCCGAACTTCAGCGAGGGACGAAACCGCGAGGTGATCGAGGCCATCGCCTCCCAGATCCGGGGCGTGGCGGGCGTGACACTGCTGGACGTGGACGCGGGTGAAGCCACGCATCGGACGGTGATGACCTTCGTCGGGGAGCCCGGCGCCGTCGCGGAGGCTGCCTTCCGGGCGATCCGCAAGGCCAGCGAGCTCATCGACATGCGCGTGCACCGCGGCGCCCACCCGCGCCAGGGTGCGACCGACGTCTGCCCCTTAGTCCCCGTGAGCGAGGTAACGACTGAGGAGTGCGTCGCCCTGGCCCACGCGCTGGCGGAGCGAGTGGGCCGCGAGCTGGCGATCCCGGTCTACCTGTACGAGGCCGCGGCCACGCGACCCGAGCGGCGCAGCCTCACCGACCTTCGCGCGGGGGAGTACGAGGCGCTCGCCGAGAAGCTGCGTCGCCCCGAGTGGGCCCCGGACTACGGGCCTTCAGAGTTCCACGCGCGCGCGGGCGCTACCGTCGTGGGAGTGCGCCCCTTCCTCATCGCCTACAACGTGAACCTCGCCACGCAGAACGTGAAGCTGGCCAAGGAGATCGGTCTGGCCATCCGCGAAGCGGGGCGGGCCGCGCGGGACGAACGGGGCGAGAAGGTTTACGGCGCCGACGGAGAGCTCGTCCGGGTGCCGGGCCTCCCCTGCTGCAAGGCCACCGGCTGGTACATCGCCGAGTACGGGCGAGCCCAGGTCACGATGAACCTCACCGACTACGAGGTGACGCCCCCACACATCGCGTTCGACCGGGTGGTGGAGCTGGCGTCGGGGCTCGGGGTGCGGGTGACCGGCAGCGAGATCGTGGGCCTCGTCCCGAGGCGCGCGGTGCTCATGGCCGGAGAGCACTACCTGCGGAAGCAGCGGGCGACGACGGGCGTCTCCGAGGACGAGCTGGTGCGCGCTGCTCGGCTCAGCCTGGGCCTCGACGACGTCGCGGCGTTCGACCCGCGCCAGAAGATCATCGAGTATCGCGTGGCAGAAGGGCGGCCACTCGTTGGACGGACGGTCGCGGGCTTCGTGGACGACGTCGCCTCGAGCGCGCCGACGCCGGGAGGCGGTTCGGTGGCAGCTCTCTCGGGCGCCCTGGCGGCCTCGCTGACGGCGATGGTGGCGGCCCTGTCGCACGGACGCAGCGCGGATCGGGAGCTCGACGCGCGCCTCGAGGAGTGGGGGCGGCGGGCGCAGGAGCTGAAGGCGGAGTGCCTTGCTGCCGTGGACGAGGACACCGCGGCCTTCAACGCGCTCATGGCCGCCGCGCGTTTGCCCAAGGTGACCGCCGAGCAGCAGGACGCGCGGGCGAGCGCTGTGCGCGAGGCGACGCGGTGGGCGGCGGCGGTACCGCTGGCCGTGCTCGAGCGGTGCCCCGAGCTCCTCGAGCTCGCCTCGGCCGTCGCGCGCGAGGGGAATCCGAACGCGGTGAGCGACGCCGGCGTGGCTGGCCTAGTGGCGCGCGCGGGGGCCTCCGGTGCGCTCTACAACGTGATAGCGAATCTGAAGGACCTCGACGATCCGCTGTGGTCGGCCGACGCTCGCCGTCGTACCGACGAGGCGAGCGAGCGCGTCGAGACCCTGTCGCGGGACCTGCATCGCTTCGTCGTGGAGCGTCTCTCCGGCGCGTAGCGCCCGCTTTCTGTCGTCTGTGCTCCCCGTCGGCCTATGCCGCCAACCGGGGCCCGCCGCGGCTTCGGTGGGTCCTTTCGTGGCGCTGCTCGCGTGTGTATACTCGTGGCCTTCTCAGCCTTGCTGTCGGGATACGAGCTACTACGGGAGCGCGACGCGATGGATCTGGACACGCCTATTCGACACGGTCGTTCGGGACTGGTGGTAATCGTTCTGGTTCTCTTGGGGGCGGGCGTCCTCGGGGTGGGGGGATACATTGCCTACTCTAAGCGCAGCGCCGGCGGAGGAGAGACCCCTGCTGCGGGGGAGGGGGAGGATACGCAACGATGGTGCGATCTTCGGCGCGAGTGGGGGAAGAAGGTGAACCCCCTCACCGCGGACATCGGCCTCAAGAGCATTCGCCCGCAGGACAAGGCCGAGCTCGAGGAGTTGGTGAAGCAGCGGAACGTGCTCTGCGGCGAATATGGGCAGAAAGTGCGCGACTTGAAGGTTTCCGACGCGCGCATTCAGGCCGCGGAGGTGGCCCTGGTCAAGGAAGGGAAGGTTCGAGCTAACATCTCGGTGGAGATCTCAAACCTGCTCTCTCATCTGGCAACGGAGGACGTCGCGGCCCTGCGCACGGCGCTAGAGGCCGCCAAGGTGAAGATGGTGCACCGCCTTCGCATAGGCCGGGCCGCCTCGGACAAAGAGGTCACCGAGGCGATGAGTGGGATCCGCGGATGCGATGGGATCTACCGGGGCCCGATGACGGACGACGATACCGCCGATAACCCCTATATTTCATGGGAGGAGCTGGAAATGCGGCGGTCTGCCGCGCAAACTCGCCTCGAGGCGCGGCTCCACGAACTTGAGCCGGTCGAGGAATACACGAACAAGGTCTACCACGACCTGATGCGCAAGTACGGCGGGTTCATAAACGGCTGCTACCGGCGTTTCAAGAAGGAGCGCGCGGATCTGTCTTCCACCATGGGGCTCCGTGTCCGGCTCAAGAAGACAGGCGAAGTTCAGAGCTTGGCCATCGAGTGGATGGACGTGCGGGACGAGCGGTTGTTGGACTGCATGCTCCAGAAAGCGGCTTCCTGGAAGCTCCCCCCCCCCGGCAAAGGGGGACAGGCGGTGGTCGTGAAGATCGATTTTAAGGGAGCGTAACCGTGGCATTCGCCCCGATCACTGCTGCGCCATTTGTCGCGGCGCGACGACCGCCGGATGCCCCTGGGAGGCTCCTTGGAATGCAGCGCAATATCAGCCCGTTGGCGAGCCAGGATATCGCGAAACTATTTTTGTTGACCGGGTATGCACAGGGTGATAGTGACTCTGCCTCGTCAGCGGGTTGTAGGCACCGCAGACACGCAGCTTGGCCCTTGACGACCTCGCGGTTGTCGCTATAGATAGTGGGCCTGGTTGCGGTGGATCCTGGGTGCTGAAAAAGGCAGTTGACAGCATCTCTGGGTCGTGCGAGTAAACGCACCGCACGTCGATCCTTGAAAACTGAATAGTAGGTCCGCGAGAGCAAGACGCGTTAAGTGCGTATCCCGTCTGTCCAAGCAGTTTCGGACGGACACCCCTTTTTGAAGAGTCGCGGAGCTTCGGCTCCGCAGCAAACTCACCAATAAACTGGAGAGTTTGATCCTGGCTCAGAGCGAACGTTAGCGGCGGGCTTAACACATGCAAGTCGAGCGAGAAAGCGTCCTTCGGGGCGTGAGTAAAGCGGCGTACGGGTGAGTAACACGTGG carries:
- a CDS encoding protein kinase, producing the protein MTRGDQGPIPLGIVLDSKYKVRRVLGRGSMGIVYVAQDLHLEREVAIKVLAPHYAANERVAKRFKREAVAMASVRNEHVVQIFAFGDHEGYPYFVMEYVPGYNVATLIDSAAERGEQLYLDVVIGILRQVCKGLEAVHAAGIVHRDVKPANMLIGPRFRVAVTDFGLVEMIQQATEGRDLAGTPLYLAPELIRRQPIPQEQRHLSDIYALGVSTYEMLTGEVPFDGETIKEILRRHIEAPPPVVAELRSDIPAAVDQVLHKALAKDPAGRYQTCEEFITALAAARTGEEEKAPRTGNVRVLIVDDDPETRTVYSTALKVGFPDAIILTADDGSLALDMAKNAKPDLAIVDMNMPGMNGLELCAALRGDELLAEVPIVVVSGTTGTEVRTLLKSLGVKDVIRKPIELTHLLNLARRYLRAE
- the ftcD gene encoding glutamate formimidoyltransferase, producing the protein MSARLVECVPNFSEGRNREVIEAIASQIRGVAGVTLLDVDAGEATHRTVMTFVGEPGAVAEAAFRAIRKASELIDMRVHRGAHPRQGATDVCPLVPVSEVTTEECVALAHALAERVGRELAIPVYLYEAAATRPERRSLTDLRAGEYEALAEKLRRPEWAPDYGPSEFHARAGATVVGVRPFLIAYNVNLATQNVKLAKEIGLAIREAGRAARDERGEKVYGADGELVRVPGLPCCKATGWYIAEYGRAQVTMNLTDYEVTPPHIAFDRVVELASGLGVRVTGSEIVGLVPRRAVLMAGEHYLRKQRATTGVSEDELVRAARLSLGLDDVAAFDPRQKIIEYRVAEGRPLVGRTVAGFVDDVASSAPTPGGGSVAALSGALAASLTAMVAALSHGRSADRELDARLEEWGRRAQELKAECLAAVDEDTAAFNALMAAARLPKVTAEQQDARASAVREATRWAAAVPLAVLERCPELLELASAVAREGNPNAVSDAGVAGLVARAGASGALYNVIANLKDLDDPLWSADARRRTDEASERVETLSRDLHRFVVERLSGA